A region from the Triticum aestivum cultivar Chinese Spring chromosome 3D, IWGSC CS RefSeq v2.1, whole genome shotgun sequence genome encodes:
- the LOC123077636 gene encoding NADPH:adrenodoxin oxidoreductase, mitochondrial isoform X2 yields MGRRLLLPHTRRLMLFLRPMRYSASATATATAGSSRDPLHVCVVGSGPAGFYTAEKMLKGHEGVRVDIIDRLPTPFGLVRSGVAPDHPETKIVVNQFSRVAANPRCSFFGNVTLGSDLSLSELRKTYDVVVLAYGAESDRSFGIPGEDLRGIHSAREFVWWYNGHPDMCNLAPDLTNTDSAVVLGQGNVALDVARILLRCTTELASTDIADYALDALRSSTIRKVYLVGRRGPVQAACTAKELREILGLKNVNVYIKEADLATSPADKEEMRNSRIKRRVYELLSKAATVHQENNDNDQKELHFVFFRKPTKFLPSEDGSTVGAMELEKTLLKDDGATGKQVAVGTGEFEELKCGIVLKSIGYKSLPIEGLSFDKYRGVVPNLRGRVLSSESETATVEPGLYVVGWLKRGPTGIVATNLHCAEETVDSILEDDRKGLFTDPSGPKRQGRRGLLEILEQKNARYVPFDGWEKIDTKEKADGELKNKPREKITRWNELLEAAREG; encoded by the exons ATGGGTCGCCGGCTTCTTCTCCCCCACACGAGGAGGCTTATGTTGTTCCTGCGGCCGATGCGCTactccgcctccgccaccgccaccgccaccgctggTTCTTCGCGCGACCCGCTCCACGTGTGCGTCGTCGGCAGCGGCCCCGCCGGGTTCTACACGGCCGAAAAG ATGCTAAAGGGTCATGAAGGAGTGCGAGTCGATATTATTGACAGGTTGCCGACACCGTTTGGCTTAGTTCGTTCTGGAGTGGCTCCAGATCATCCAGAAACAAAG ATTGTGGTAAACCAATTTTCTCGTGTAGCTGCGAATCCCCGCTGCTCTTTTTTTGGGAATGTAACACTTGGAAGTGATTTATCTCTATCAGAGCTTCGAAAGACATACGATGTT GTTGTTCTTGCTTATGGTGCAGAAAGTGATAGATCATTTGGTATTCCTGGGGAG gaCCTCAGAGGAATACATTCTGCTCGAGAGTTTGTATGGTGGTATAATGGGCACCCAGACATGTGCAACTTGGCACCTGACTTGACAAACACAGATTCTGCTGTGGTCCTTGGACAG GGAAATGTTGCGCTTGATGTTGCCCGTATTCTTCTTCGCTGTACAACCGAGTTGGCTTCCACAGATATTGCTGATTATGCTTTGGATGCTCTCCGTAGCAGCACAATAAG GAAGGTTTACTTGGTTGGGCGACGAGGCCCAGTACAGGCAGCTTGCACAGCAAAGGAATTACGTGAAATTTTGG GTTTGAAAAATGTGAATGTTTACATCAAGGAGGCTGATCTTGCGACATCGCCTGCGGATAAG GAGGAGATGAGGAATAGTAGAATAAAAAGACGGGTGTATGAGCTGCTATCGAAAGCTGCTACCGTGCATCAGGAAAACAACGATAATGACCAAAAGGAGCTTCATTTTGTGTTTTTTAGGAAACCTACCAAATTTCTCCCTTCAGAAGATGGTTCCACGGTTGGTGCTATGGAACTTGAAAAGACTCTCTTAAAAG ATGATGGAGCAACTGGAAAGCAGGTGGCAGTTGGAACTGGTGAGTTTGAAGAACTAAAATGTGG AATTGTTTTGAAGAGTATTGGTTACAAATCCTTGCCAATAGAAGGTTTGTCCTTCGACAAATACAGAG GAGTTGTCCCAAATTTGAGGGGCAGAGTTCTGTCCAGTGAATCAGAGACTGCCACGGTGGAGCCAGGACTGTACGTGGTAGGATGGTTGAAGAGAGGACCAACTGGGATTGTTGCTACAAATCTCCATTGTGCCGAAGAAACG GTGGATAGCATCCTTGAAGACGACAGGAAGGGCTTGTTCACGGACCCATCTGGTCCGAAAAGGCAAGGCCGGCGGGGACTACTTGAGATTCTGGAACAGAAGAATGCCCGCTACGTGCCGTTTGATGGCTGGGAGAAGATCGACACCAAAGAGAAGGCGGACGGCGAGCTGAAGAACAAGCCTAGGGAGAAGATCACCAGATGGAATGAGCTCCTGGAAGCCGCAAGGGAGGGTTGA
- the LOC123077636 gene encoding NADPH:adrenodoxin oxidoreductase, mitochondrial isoform X1: protein MGRRLLLPHTRRLMLFLRPMRYSASATATATAGSSRDPLHVCVVGSGPAGFYTAEKMLKGHEGVRVDIIDRLPTPFGLVRSGVAPDHPETKIVVNQFSRVAANPRCSFFGNVTLGSDLSLSELRKTYDVVVLAYGAESDRSFGIPGEDLRGIHSAREFVWWYNGHPDMCNLAPDLTNTDSAVVLGQGNVALDVARILLRCTTELASTDIADYALDALRSSTIRKVYLVGRRGPVQAACTAKELREILGNYKMCLKNVNVYIKEADLATSPADKEEMRNSRIKRRVYELLSKAATVHQENNDNDQKELHFVFFRKPTKFLPSEDGSTVGAMELEKTLLKDDGATGKQVAVGTGEFEELKCGIVLKSIGYKSLPIEGLSFDKYRGVVPNLRGRVLSSESETATVEPGLYVVGWLKRGPTGIVATNLHCAEETVDSILEDDRKGLFTDPSGPKRQGRRGLLEILEQKNARYVPFDGWEKIDTKEKADGELKNKPREKITRWNELLEAAREG from the exons ATGGGTCGCCGGCTTCTTCTCCCCCACACGAGGAGGCTTATGTTGTTCCTGCGGCCGATGCGCTactccgcctccgccaccgccaccgccaccgctggTTCTTCGCGCGACCCGCTCCACGTGTGCGTCGTCGGCAGCGGCCCCGCCGGGTTCTACACGGCCGAAAAG ATGCTAAAGGGTCATGAAGGAGTGCGAGTCGATATTATTGACAGGTTGCCGACACCGTTTGGCTTAGTTCGTTCTGGAGTGGCTCCAGATCATCCAGAAACAAAG ATTGTGGTAAACCAATTTTCTCGTGTAGCTGCGAATCCCCGCTGCTCTTTTTTTGGGAATGTAACACTTGGAAGTGATTTATCTCTATCAGAGCTTCGAAAGACATACGATGTT GTTGTTCTTGCTTATGGTGCAGAAAGTGATAGATCATTTGGTATTCCTGGGGAG gaCCTCAGAGGAATACATTCTGCTCGAGAGTTTGTATGGTGGTATAATGGGCACCCAGACATGTGCAACTTGGCACCTGACTTGACAAACACAGATTCTGCTGTGGTCCTTGGACAG GGAAATGTTGCGCTTGATGTTGCCCGTATTCTTCTTCGCTGTACAACCGAGTTGGCTTCCACAGATATTGCTGATTATGCTTTGGATGCTCTCCGTAGCAGCACAATAAG GAAGGTTTACTTGGTTGGGCGACGAGGCCCAGTACAGGCAGCTTGCACAGCAAAGGAATTACGTGAAATTTTGGGTAATTACAAAATGT GTTTGAAAAATGTGAATGTTTACATCAAGGAGGCTGATCTTGCGACATCGCCTGCGGATAAG GAGGAGATGAGGAATAGTAGAATAAAAAGACGGGTGTATGAGCTGCTATCGAAAGCTGCTACCGTGCATCAGGAAAACAACGATAATGACCAAAAGGAGCTTCATTTTGTGTTTTTTAGGAAACCTACCAAATTTCTCCCTTCAGAAGATGGTTCCACGGTTGGTGCTATGGAACTTGAAAAGACTCTCTTAAAAG ATGATGGAGCAACTGGAAAGCAGGTGGCAGTTGGAACTGGTGAGTTTGAAGAACTAAAATGTGG AATTGTTTTGAAGAGTATTGGTTACAAATCCTTGCCAATAGAAGGTTTGTCCTTCGACAAATACAGAG GAGTTGTCCCAAATTTGAGGGGCAGAGTTCTGTCCAGTGAATCAGAGACTGCCACGGTGGAGCCAGGACTGTACGTGGTAGGATGGTTGAAGAGAGGACCAACTGGGATTGTTGCTACAAATCTCCATTGTGCCGAAGAAACG GTGGATAGCATCCTTGAAGACGACAGGAAGGGCTTGTTCACGGACCCATCTGGTCCGAAAAGGCAAGGCCGGCGGGGACTACTTGAGATTCTGGAACAGAAGAATGCCCGCTACGTGCCGTTTGATGGCTGGGAGAAGATCGACACCAAAGAGAAGGCGGACGGCGAGCTGAAGAACAAGCCTAGGGAGAAGATCACCAGATGGAATGAGCTCCTGGAAGCCGCAAGGGAGGGTTGA